In the Heptranchias perlo isolate sHepPer1 chromosome 4, sHepPer1.hap1, whole genome shotgun sequence genome, CTCAGACCTAACCCCATGCTTATCCAGTTTACTGCTATCAAGGCAAGGAATACCACTTACCTACCCACTTGCAGGGTTGAAGAAATTTTGCACTTAACAGCAACATGTAGAATTCGCCAGCTGTAATGCAATCTACCCCATTAATCCTCTCAAAACATCGGGTCAATTAACCTATAGAACATTTTCCAATCTAAGCAAATAACGCATAAGCTACATCTGATGTTGAGAAACCATGTAGTGGTATGGCCTTTCTGTACACCCAGAACACGCCCCCACCAACTGTCATTTGCAAAGGAAGCCCAAGGGACAACCAATGAACAGGCTTCTTCCAGCATCCTAATGCGCTCTGGGCATCCACAGAAATGCGCACAGACCTAACCCAGTGCCTAAGGCGGCCTCTGTCCCATGCTCCTTCACAACCCAAGTCCTCCGCCAAGAATGACCTGTCAAAGAGTAAAGCTACCCAAATGTGAAGAACTATGCAAGATTCACATGCATTTATCTGCAAATACCAAGATTTCCATAAAGTATCAGAATCCAAAAAAGCGTGTCAATTTTATCTACCTCTAAAAAAATAATATTCATCTAGTGTTATATTGTTGATTTGAGAAACCATTTTACCTATAATTGTTCAGAAGAAATGCTTAAATTATGACATGACAGAAGCAGGGGAGCATGAGGTTGATTGAAGGCAATTAACTTGCTGATGGCCATGTCTTTAGATGTAGATAAAAAGAAATTTTACAGCTGAAAGATCCATCCACTtagtctcatttcactgtgttttccccataccctttaactttaaaaaaaaaacatttatccacttcctttttaataaccattatggattctgcttccaccactgtttctggtaggccaTCCCATGTCTTAACGACCCTCTGTCTAAAAAACATTCTCTTGACCTTTCCCTTTGCCCTTTTGatcatcttaaatttatgtcctccaaCTACTGACTTGttgaccaatggaaatagttttcctCTAATTATTTTatgaaaatccttcataattttgaataccattATCATTTCTCCCTTAAATCATCTCTAAGcatatgaaaaaaaaacatattttctaGTCTATCCTCATAACAAAGGCCTTTTATCCCTAGTATCATccaagcaaatctcttctgcaccctcaccaCGGTGTTGACATGCTTCCTAAATAGTgtacccaaaactggacacaatattctaactgtggtcCAACCAGTGATTTGTATAGATTTAGCATTaactcattgcttttgtactctgtgcccctGTTTATCGAACCAAGGATCCTGTACACTTTTTTCACAGCTGTAACAACTTATCcttccacttttaaagatttgtgtatgtgaacgcctaagtctccctgctcttatactctttataaagttttatcatttagtgtgtatttcctctccttattctgcCTCCCAAAATCTATctcctcacatttctctgcattaagtttcatccgACATCTATCTATCCAATCTACTAACCTATCTATAGTCTTCTGAAGGCTTTTAATAGTCCTCTTCAGTTAACCAAGCTCCCTATTTTAGATGTCATGGACTGAATTGTATTTCTCACTTCATCACCTTGTTTCCGCCCTAAAATAAGTGCTGTGGAAAAGCCTGCAGAGTTCTGTTTTTGTACTTTGTTAGAAATGTAAGCTTTTGAGAAGTgaattcctgtgaagcaccagaCTTGTTACTGGTTACGTGGCTTTTTAAAATCAAAGAACAAGCCTGTTAAACATTTAAGGTTCTGTTCTGGTTCTTTTTATGGAAAACAAATGTTCTGTTACCATCAGTTTATAGTGGTGGGAAATTAAAGTCAAAAGTTGGGTATGCTGCCACCAGCTTTTGGACACTCACCAGAAACGGAGGAGTTGTTGCTTTTTTTCAATCACATCACTTAAAGTGGCAAACATTCTGACTACTAATGAGGTATAAACCCCTTCCTCCATGATTTCTCTAAACTACTTTACACCTCTCTCACAAATATCTGCATTCTTTGTCAAACTTATGCATGACCCAGATTCTCAAGTATATTCCTtcacatcataattttaaagaataGTTTTGTGTCTACAGAATCATACTTATCACCAGGGATGTTTCTTTACAGTGATTGAATAGAACAAATTTTGTTTTAATGACATGTAATCATGGGATATATACTGATGTTTTAGAGATTGCATTCTGTaattctgtcaatttttttctggATACCAGTGGCCTTGATTATGACACATAAGCCTAGATTTTAATACTGGTGATGacatgtttaaaataaataaatttactGCCAGTGTTAAAGTAAAATTGATTGTAAAATCTAGGCCATTGATCATGTGAATTATAACTGCATTGGCAAAGTTAAGGGACCTATTTGCTAATTTTCTATTATCTTCCTCGATCTGGCTATTTCTGAGAAGTCTGTCACAAAGCAGCAGAGCTACACCATTATAAGACCTCGCGGTCAAAAGCATCACTTTTCCCGAGCTTGTTAAGCCATATTGTTTTTATAAAGACATCtcaaaataaaacagcaaaatTGATTTTCTAGTGACATGAAACCTTGTCTCACCTGGTTCAATAAATCCTGCCAGACAGGAAAACATTCCTGGAGGGTAATGCTTCTGTCTTCCCAGAAGGCAATTATTGCCATCGGGATGAATGACCAGCATTATTACAACTGGATCTGCAGAACATAAAAATACCCTTTTAGTTTCATAAAGTACATGCACACCTTAAAACTGACAAATGCTTTTAAATGATGTCCATTGTAAACTTACACATCCAGAGTGATACATCAGAATATTGTACGCAGTCAGTTGTACAATCCGTCCCTTGTTTCACAAGTTAAAATGACTGAAAATATGACAGAAGGAATTAAGAGAAGCTTAAGATGGATGAACCATATATGGTTGggttagttggtagcactcttgactcAGAGTcggaagataggaacataggaacaggagtaggccattcagcccctcgtgcctgctccgccatttgataagatcatggctgatctgtgatctagctccatatacctgcctttggcccatatcccttaatacctttggttgccaaaaagctatctatctcacgtttaaatttagcaattgagctagtatcaattgccgtttgcggaagagagttccaaacttctacaaccctttgtgtgtagaaatgttttctaatcacactcctgaaaggtctggctctaatttttagactgtgccccctactcctagagtccccaaccagcggaaatagtttctctctatccacctatctgttccccttaatatcttataaacttcgatcagatcaccccttaaccttctaaattctagagaatacaaccccaacttgtgtaatctctcctcgtaacttaacccttgaagataGGGACTCAAGTTTTAATACAAGACTTATGTACATAATTTaaattgacactccagtgcagggcAAGGAGGTGACgtcctttggatgaaatgttaaaatgGAGGTGCCATCTGTCGCTTCAgtggttcagatggatgttaaaatcTGTTGATCCATTATTTGAGGGGTACCAGGGAGGTAAATTCAGAAATCCCATATTCCCAGTATTGAACCCTGCTCAAAAAAAGCACGGTTCAGAGACTGGACTACAATGCTGTAGCCTTaattctctgacccacactctctTCAACTATGGCTTAATGCTGGGATGTTGAATTTACTCTGTATCCTCCCAACCTTCCTCCCTCAAACACCACCCATCTCATTTTTGTTTCTGGGATCTTACTTGTACAAAATATCTGCCATGTTTGCCCATATAAATCATTCCACTTGTTGGTGTGAGTCTGATAGATGTGAAAAGTACTGTATAAATCGATGATTTGCACAGAAAGAATCATATCAGAAATTGTCTCTTACAAGTATTAGTATGATGCACAGCAAACAGCAATAGAACATGAGGACCATGGCACGCTTACAAAGATGTTCCCTGATAAAATGAGATGTACAGAATTGTATGAAAAATGCtacctgtggcctaaccaatgtctggAACAAATTTAAAATCACTTCCTGTATATAAAATGAGGAATCCCATTAGCTTTTGTTAGAAAATGGTTGTTACTATCTGGACTCTCATCTTTAAAAATCTATGTACCTTCACCCTAGATTTCTCTAACCCTGAAGTTTGCGAAGAATCTGACCATTTAGGGTATACCTCCCTTTCACCGTTCTTTTTCCCTTATGTACTTCACAGTTCTCTGTTGTGAACTGCATCTACTGCCCATTTGTTCACTCCATgaactgtctatgtcctcctgtgaTCTCAGTACCTGAATAGATCTATTAGATTGGATGTACTATGGGAAGATCCATATCCTACCTTTAAGGTGCCTATTTTACTATTGTATATTACTGGCAGAAGCCTCACCTGCCAGTCAGTACATGTCAGCAAATCGCAGGCTAGATGGCCATGATGTTCcagccattaattttaatggacagaaaatcgtggACAGTGCACCTGCGATTTTGCAACACCTGCTACGAGGTAGTGTGCAGAGGTAAATTGGCTCTTATAACACAGTATACTACACACAGGGGAGTTCGTTAAACTTTTTTCAGGCGAGATAAAATGTAGATTGTATGATCAtgcttatttaattttttttttaaaaaagcaatttgGGTGACTTTAAATGAGAAAATCTTTGGAACAAAAATGTATTGAATAGAACCGATATATGCATGCCATTCATATTATAACCTGGTGTGACATTGCTTTTCATGAATTTATTTGCATTTAGAAAAAAAGAACGCATTATATCCGGAATATTGTGCTGACTTTACACCCATAGTATTGGAAACTCAGCATGGAAAATTGTAGTATGAAGCCACAGAATCATGTTCCAATTCTGCTGCACCGTGACTTCCAAGACTAATTAAAGAAGGAGTAACCATGTCAGCAACAATCTAACAATTGGAGCCCACGGAATTCCCAAAATCCATTGTGCTCCATCCCATCCACAACATTGTAATGCACATCGAAAATACTGACCCCTTGGACACGTGGACATAATTTGTGCATAGCACACTGATTGCACCACTTTCTCTAAAATCTTGAGTACTGCAGCAAATTTGGAAACATCACAAACCATTAACTAAAACTCCTCACTCCCTTCGTCCATGATCAGCATCAATGAGAATAAAAACTAATATTAATACTTAATTTTGATGATATGAAATCACTTTATTTGGTCCCCAGCCAAACCCTGATATTCTGGGCTAGGCAGCAACTCTGGCCATTCGGCTTCCAGGGCCTAAATTTTTATTTCTAGCTGGGAAGTTCtgaaattcctgacgggaaaccaggatgtccttacgattttgaagtaaggacatcttttagtcagaatcattggggggggggcaagggtCAGGAGTCATCGGAAGTTGGGATACATCAGGGGTCGGGAATCATCAGGGTGCCACggtcggggtcgggagtcattggggggtcggagatcttggggggagggggatccgagatcacgggggggggggattccgaGATccgggggaggtcggagattgtggtgggggggaggtgggagatcgtggggaggggggggaatcggAGATCGTGTGCGGGGGAATCGGagttcggagattgtgggggggggaatcggagatctgggggagttggagattgtggtgggtggggaggtgggagatcgcggggagggggggaggcgggAGATCGCACGGGGGGAGGTGGGAGTtcgcggggggggtgggagatcgcgggggggtgggagatcgcggggggggtgggagatcgcggggggggtgggagatcgcggggggggtgggtgatcacGGTGTCGGGGAGGTgggagattgcgggggggggaggtgggagatcgcggcggggggggggggggcggggaggtgggaggcggcgggggggggtggtgggagatcgcggggggggaggtgggagatcgcgggggggggggaggtgggagatcgcggggggggggggaggtgggagatcgcggtggggggaggtgggagatcgcggggggtgggtgggagatcacggtggggggaggtgggagatcaCGGTGTAGGGGAGGTGGGAGATCACGGTGTAGGGGAGGTGGGAGATCACGGTGTAGGGGAggtgggagatcgcggggggggaggtgggagatcactgggggggaggtgggagatcgcgggggggaggtgggagatcgcgggggggaggtgggagatcgcgggggggaggtgggagatcacgggggggaggtgggagatcgcgggggggaggtgggagatcgcgggggggggggaggtgggagatcgcgggggggggaggtgggaggtgggagatcgcgggggggggggaggtgggagatcgcggtgtgggggaggtgggagattgcgggggggaggtgggagatcaggggggggaatcgaagatcgttggggggggaaatcgaagatcgtgggggggggatcgaagatcgtggggggggatcgaagatcgtgggggggtgatTGGAGATCTGGGGGGGatcgagatcgtgggggggggatccgagatcgtggggggggatccgagattgtgggggggggatcCGAGATCGTGGCAGAGGATCAGAGATCCAGGGAAGGTTGGAgattgtgttgggggggggggggcggggggaggttggtgattgtggggaggggtcggagatctgtggaggtcggagatcgtggggcagggtaggtcggagattgtggggggaggaggtcgGAAATCATGGTGGGGGGATCggagattgtggtggggggggattgGAGATCTGGGGGAGGTCGgaaatcgtgggggggggggggggggaggtcggagatcgtggtgggggggggaggtcggagaacatggtgggtggggggaggttggagAACGTGTTGGGGGGGCGGTCGGAGAACGtggtggggggaggtcggagatcgtggggggggggggtcggagatcgtggggggggggggagttcggagatcatgggggtttggagatcttggagggtcggggtcgggagtcattgggGGAGTCGGCAGTCttcgggggtcactgggggtcgGGTTGACAGTCATTGGAGGGTTCGGGAGTCATCagggggggtcgggagtcattggggggtcggagatcatcggGGCATCAGGAGTCAtttgggaggtcggagatcgtgggggtcgttggggggtcgggagtcatctgGGGTcgtgggtcgggagtcatcgggcgtatcggaggggggggggtcggaaaTCGTGGGCAGGGGATCGCTGCAGATAAGTTTGTGGGGCCGGGGGCAAGCACTCTTGCacttctgggcccacaagctgtgtgataatggcacttacctgcagtttcgggccttctcacctcctctcacgtggcgtgaagtagaaggcccgggaatcccggcccacagcggttaaaaattttaaaaagctgtaaaaatgaaggcccacagcctccctgaaagcttttagtgaccgacccgcctcctgagagtgggttggtcacccACCCCTTGTCCCGCCTACGTTAAAACTGGAAATGTGCGGGTTGGAAGCGGGTTTTTAGATTTTCAAGTTTTTtactgcctcccccccccaccccgccccaacccacccgtttttctgggttaaatttagGCCTAGGCCTCTGGCAGTGCTGCTCTGGTCCAGGTGTTAAGAAGTGTGTAAGTGCAGCTGACATGACTCTCCCCCTGATCCTCCCACAGGGGCcctgctgagattgggaactttgttgagtggggaggagaggaacAAAACCTTCATCCCCCTGCTCTGTGGTGCCCAGTACTGGTTGCCCAATGTGCTAAGCCACTATGCTGCtctaaaaattaacatttttatatTTCATTAAAGTGCAGAatgaaaattaacatttttatattttattaaaaagtgCAGAATTAAGTTTATAACCTGACAAAGTAAACTGAAACAAGGTTGGCCGAGCAGTAATCTTTGAGCAAAATAAATATTCAGAGCAGAACTCTTGCTTTGCACATCTTTCTCGTACCTACACGTGGATAGCAGGTATTATGAGTTCCCTGTAGACTTGGACAGTTCTCCTTCAAGCATATCCTCTTGTAACCACCATCTTTAACTTTTGTATCACTTCCGCAGGTTGGACAGAACTTGTACCTCTCGTGCCAGGCAAGGACTGACCTGGCCTGCATCACCACACCtacataaaaaaaattacattcaaCCTGCGTCAACAAATATATTGTTTGAAACCAACATTAGCTCTAActaaaaagaaaaatactgcagatgcaggaaatctgaaataaaaacagaaaatgctgaaaacattcagcaggtcaggcagcatttgtggttaacgtttcagattgataccctttcgtcaaaactggaagatgttacagatgaacagcttataagacagagacagggaaaaggAGGCATGAAAAGAAAAAAGGTCTGTGACTGGTTGGAGGAcaaatgattaaatgacagaagtgatgatggtgcaccCCTGGtgtctacctgcctttcttccgcCACATTCCTGGGCCATGGGGGCATTCTCCGCTTTGCCATGCTTTCCTCTCCCTCTGCTATTCTGGTGTAACTATTCACACATCCTCTGGACATATCTTttgtttctctaatttctctcattatcacctccttttgccttgctactttcatttaatcatctcctgccctccacccaatcacagatcTTTCCTGCCCACTTTTCCCGGTTTATCTGTATAATCTGtaacatcttctagttctgaAGGAAGGTCATCagcttgaaacgttaactctgtttctctctctacagatgctgcctgactggctgagtgtttccagcattttctgtttttataagctTTACATAAGGTCATCTTGGTTATAACAAAATTTTTTAAATCAACACTGaaaactctttttttttaaatttaaatgttcAAAATGAAGAATGTCAGCAGCAGGCAATGGAACATTGAGGGTGAAACTGGTCTTCACCAGCAGGCAATGGAACATTGAGGGTGAAACTGGTCTTCAccagtagcgcaaaacgggctcatagcgaattggcagcccattttgcaGCATgcctaattttcttttccattgcctTCGTGATTGTGAGCCCATTGTATCAACCACTGTACCACGGGATGCCTGAGAAATGATGTGAGAATGCAGTGACCCCTGGAGCAACAATGTTACttgcttttaattttttaaaaacattcctgCATTATTGTTCCTACTACTAACTATCTAGGTATGCTACATCTTTAAGAAGTTATGGGCGCCACAATGCATTTAAGCAGAGGGAGCTCTGCAAACCCAAAGAACGTGTAATAGACTGAAGCCCTGAACACTGAGCAGACTCCTAGTAGACTGTTATGAATCAAGATCTGGATAAGACTGAACTTAAGTCATAAAACTAATCTTTAAAAGAGGGCTTTCAAAATCTATATGATCAAAGTATAATATCATTAATAATTTACAAGGACGGTGGATTGAATAAGGCCCATAAAATCTCTTATGATAATGCTCAACTTCAAACTATAAATGCAAAATGTTTCCATGACTGTCCATGATCCCTCTTACTAAAGCAATAATATCTTTATCCCATAACAATCACGTGGAGTGGAACTGATCTGGTTTTCATTAGTGAAAAGAGGAAATATGggccagatttttaaaatgttgaaagggATAACATAGATTGAAAAGTCATTTCATTTGGACTGTGAATGCAGAACTGGAGGACATGAGTATGAAATGAACATGTCTTTAAAAATGTCCAGATGAGGAGAGTCCCCTCTTCAGAGCTTTGGATACATGAGAGGTGGAATAGACTCCGAGTTACAATAGTTAATGCTGTATTCATTAATGCCTTCAAGAAAGAGTTGGACAAATATTTAGGAATGAAATTGAGGGttataaaaataaaatagaaaaagatAATCAATTGAGTTATGGAACATGGTGGGCCCTGGGTTTTGGGCCCATTGAAATGTCACACCAAGGAAAACAACTGGTTAATGTATAACACAGAATTCAAGTTTCACATTAACTTGGGGAGGATCAGGGAGAAACTTTGCAGAACCTATCCTCAGGAGATTGAAATGGTTTGGGTTCatagccttttctcattccatgtttttaatatttttaactgaagtttttttttgttgtaaattTAAGGATCAAACATAATGCAAGTTAAAACTCAAGACTACGCAATCTGCAATGGTTGTAGAGTCTTCCTATTTATATCCCAAGACTCCAGACTGCAATTCAGTACTGAAATGCTTTAATACTCACCGGCTTCCTCCTCAGTTAAGTTCAATAGATGTGGTATGAGTGACTGGAGAAAGCAACAATCTGGGTATTTATCCCTAAATTTCTCTGTAGCAATACAATCTGCATTTAATGCAAACCAAGCAAGAAGCCCATCATCCTCAGCTAAGGTATTGCCCACCACAGATTTAACATGAGATCCACAGTTGCTCCTCTGCAGCTCTGCTCCAAGAAAAATAGAAGTAACTTCCGGTTTAGCCAAGAGGTGCTCTACATCTTCGTACTGCAATCTACAGAGGTAGATGTCAGTTTTTCTGGAGTCTTCATATTTTGCTGAAATAACCAATGGATTTAAATTGGAAAACAAAATGTAGACGGTGGTTGGTTGAATCTGTTTGCTTTTTAACCAATTAGAATTGCTTCTTTTTTCACTTTGTCTATTGAGCAAAGTTCTGCTGAAAAAATTTTCACTCTCTTCTGGGCCATCATGCTGCATCCATGAACTAGGATCAGCTTTAGGATTTGCCAATAAATCAGCAATGTGTTTGTGTCCCCAGAATTTTGCAATATCCAGCGCAGTTTGTCCTGCATTATTTGAAGTAGACCTGTCGCAGCTAGAGAAAAACAAAAAATTCATAGTGCTCAAAATTACATTTAGTATAAACAGGGCTCTAATCTTAGTTTTCAAACCATGAACAGTAGTTCTCAACTAAAGTAGCTCACAACAGGAGCCATACCAGATTTTTGCAGGTCACTGCTAAAATGTTTTAACCTGGACTGCGTAATGCTGATTTGGTCAAAAACAGCAAGGGATTATAAATCAATTAGTGTAAGCAATAATAGGTGTATAGTCATAGGGTAGGTTGTGGGCTCCCCAATGGCTCAGCAAATTTATCCAATGAATAGCACAATCTTACAAAGAAGGAAGCTCCGAGGTttcatccccactctggtctcagcCAGGACAGCAACAGGAGTGTTAGAATTGGCATCAATGCACTTGGGTTTGGCAGTAGAAAATTG is a window encoding:
- the nudt12 gene encoding peroxisomal NADH pyrophosphatase NUDT12 produces the protein MAEAENNPKKEMVTQLHETAAKGDAAKLSTMLNYSVSLIDEMGEKGWTALMYASRNGHFEVAQLLLEKGCDRSTSNNAGQTALDIAKFWGHKHIADLLANPKADPSSWMQHDGPEESENFFSRTLLNRQSEKRSNSNWLKSKQIQPTTVYILFSNLNPLVISAKYEDSRKTDIYLCRLQYEDVEHLLAKPEVTSIFLGAELQRSNCGSHVKSVVGNTLAEDDGLLAWFALNADCIATEKFRDKYPDCCFLQSLIPHLLNLTEEEAGVVMQARSVLAWHERYKFCPTCGSDTKVKDGGYKRICLKENCPSLQGTHNTCYPRVDPVVIMLVIHPDGNNCLLGRQKHYPPGMFSCLAGFIEPGETIEDAVRREVAEETAVKVGHVQYVSSQPWPMPSTLMIGCQAIAVSTEIIVDKEEIEDARWFTRQQITEILTKHGNHPISIPPRQAIAHRLIKQWLKRNANL